The following is a genomic window from Bos taurus isolate L1 Dominette 01449 registration number 42190680 breed Hereford chromosome 11, ARS-UCD2.0, whole genome shotgun sequence.
gtctgtcttgttcagtcattaaaccccaccccacccccaggccaaaAAAAAGGTATTATTTGTATCACAGTGTTATATAAAGCTTTAGAAATCTCCCTTTcaaaaattagattttatttcagtttagGTTAAAGTAATACCACATAATAAAATTCATTGTTTGTCCGTTTCATTTGGGCTTTAAGAGACTACATGGGCCATACAGCCTTGCTCACTTAATAGAATTATCTAGTTTTCCAAGTCATGTATTCTAGAAGAACCGTTTGTTCTTGCTGGTCTTTACACTGCCccaaaaatcctctgtgctctgccagtTTATCCCTCTCTCCCCTTTAAACCCCTGGCAACCTCTGATCTTTATACTTTCTCtactgttttgccttttctagaatgtcatattgttggaatcatatagtatgtggtCAGTTTGACGTCTTTTACTTGGTAATGTGGATTTACGTTTCCTCTATACTTTTTCATAGTGCCTTAATAgcacatttctttttagcactgaataatgttccattgtctggatataccacaatttatccattcgcctactgaaggacatcttggttgcgtCCAAGTTTTAGTAATTATGAAAACTGCTGCAATAACcattcatgtacaggtttttgaGTAGACATAAATTTTCATCTCATTTGGGGAACTGCCAAGGAGcatgattgctggattgtatggtaagtATATGTTTAGTTATGTAGAAAGCCTccagctgtcttccaaagtggctctcCCATTTTGGATTCCCATAAGCTATGAATTCCTGCTGCTCTGCATCCTCACAAGCATTTGGTGTTGTGAGTGTTCTGGAGTTTGCCCATTCCAATAGGTATGTAATGACATCACATTGTTGTTTTAGtttatatttctctaatgacACACCATGTGGAACAtcatttcatatgcttatttaccCTTTGTGCATCTTTGGTGAGGtatctgttaaggtctttggcccattttttaaatgagattgttcatttttatattgctgagttttaagaggtcattgtatattttggataacagtcccTTTTCAAGGgaaatattctttgcaaggattTTGCAAAGtagcttctcattctcttgacattaTCTTTCTCAGCGCAGAAGCTTATcagttatttctttcatggatcatggcTTTGGTAttgtatttaaaaagtcattgccaaatttatctaggttttctcccatgttatcttctaggagcttcatagttttacattttatatgtaaGTTTGTGgcccattttgagttcatttttgtgacaGGTGTAAGGTCGGTGTGGCCTCTCTCTCCAGGCCATTCTCTGGTTTGTGATGAGAAACTCTGAAGAATGAGGCAGTGTTTCCCCTCTGGACTAACAGCAGATTGAACAGATTTGGTTACTGCTTGCTCTAAAAGTAGGGGATTCCCTGAGCTTGGTGTGCCTTCTTTGAAAGGCAGTTCACTTGATATTAAGAGTCTCTGGGCTCTCCGCATTGCCCTTGTGGGTCCTGAGGTCAAGGAGAACCAACATAAATAAGCGGGTGATCACATTGCTTAATTTGCTGTGAGTAACAAAGTCCTCTGTCTCTTATGCAAGAATCCTATGTCTTCTGCCAGCAACTATGAAACAGGAACAGATAAATTCATTTGAATGTTGGGTAAAATTGGATTATAAACTGACAGTGGTATGGTGAGAATTAGAGAGCTTTGAAAGGGATTTATTCAAGGGTTTCCCAAAGAAAGTTGTTAGAAAGGGAACAAAAACAAGATGTAATATTACAGTATACAGGATATGGAGAAGCTTGTTGAGGGAGTGTTTTATGTCATAGGTGGAAAAGGAAGAGGACggtattctaataatttttttattcttgCCTTTAAGTGGGTTATAATATAACAGCAAATCTCCATAATCTGTGCATGTGGCCCATGTAATCGGAAGCCATGCTTTATTGCCAAGATAAATTTAGCTTTGAAGTTAGAATACACATTCCGCAGTCACATGAATTGCAGTTTTTCAGAAAGATGAGCCAtagaacaattttattttaaactgatgTCATTAGATTCTAGAATCTGCTATCATCATACTCTATGTTTTTGCCATGTTAATTCTATATGCAGCTTAAGCATTCGGCATCTAACCTGTTCCACCTACATAGGACATTTTTGTGGCTAAAGATGATGGcttagaaaggaagggaaagattTGCTTTGTATTAAATTCAATATGGGAAAATGCTTAAGGtaagcctttaaaaagaaaacaaaacacgtCTCCATATGTTTCATGTGCTAAAGAACATTGAAATATTCATAAACCAAGCTTTAATGCTTCCTTTAGATTCCCACAGTAACTGAATATCTGGATATTTATCTGAAATATTCTCTCCAGAGAGCTTCTGCTTTATCCgtgattaatattttaaaatagcattagcCAGTGGGGTATAAGTTTACTGTACTTATCAACTCCTTCAAAACTATTAGTTCAGTACTCTCAAACAGATATTATGActtaattattttcaaaacaggAAGTTCCCCTTTACCTACAGGGAACCCTTTTGTTTTGGTGCCCTCTGTTATGTTTTCCCCTGACCTTTCTTTCTGCCTACCACCCTGAGTCTTTCAGTTTATCTTCCCAAGGTTTAGTAGAGTGGGCAGGTACAGTGTAGGTGGTTAGAAATAATCTTTTAGACTTAGGCATTCTTTGGGGGTAcatctgctgctaagtagcttcagtcgtgtccgactctgtgcgaccccagagatggcagcccaccaggcttccccgtccctgggattctccaggcaagaacactggagtgggttgccatttccttctcaatgcctgaaagtgaaaagtgaaagtgaagtcgctcagtcgtgtccgactctagcgaccccatggactgcagcccaccaggctcctccatccacgggattttccaggcaaaagtactggagtggggtgccattgccttctctggggggtACATCTGGGTAACCATCAACTTCACCTGTCTTAATTTCTTATTCCCTGTTTCCATATTGATAAGGTAGCTGCTATTCTTCAAGATGCTTGGCAGGTTTCCGCCTGGGCTCCCTGTTCTTTTTTCCTCATTTGACACTTTTCTCACTCCAGTTGCTACAAAGAGGAGCAGAACTGCCAACCAAAATGTCCAGCAGATCAACTTCCTTCAGACCTCCTGCATCGTGGAGCCTCTTCTGTTATTCAGCCAACAAAATTTCTTGATTTTAAAGCAGCTCGTCCTACTCCGATGCTTAAAGGCAGTTCACATAAAGGAAGTAAAATTTCCTCGCCATCATCAAATGTGTCTTTTTACGCAACTTTCCTTGAAAGAAGACATTCTTTATTTCCTAAATTTCAGAAAAGCAGTACGTCCCTTCATACTGTACAAAGTAGAGCTAACTTTGattctgaagaaaaaagaagctTCATTGATTTAAAGTCAGCCTCAGAACATTTTCGCTTTAGATCCAGAAGTGTTTTCTCTGCCCCAAAACTAAGTATAATTTCCTGTTACGAGAATGCTGGTACTTTTGATGCCAGTAGTTCATGCATATTTAATCCAAACGAAGTTGAAGTCATTTCCAAAAACTCGAATATTACTGGTgctgaaaaatatatacactcTTATTCTGCTGAATATGACACTACATATTTTATGAAATCTAAATCAAAAGCGAATTCCTCTGCCTGTCGGGACACTGTTGCCACCTTGTATCAAAGCACAGCAACCATGCTTACTCTTCCAAGTATTATTTCCTATTCCTCTGAACAACATGGAATTGACAATGATATTCAAGAAAGAGACCAGTTAAGGAGCAATTCTGTTTATCCCACTTCTCAAAGTCACAGTAGAAACACTTCTCCAGCTATGGTTCGACAGCGTCCCTCTCGACGTGTAACTTTTCCCTGTTCTCCATAACGTTGAATttacttcattttgtaaaaatgcTAGTGGCTTTGCCCTACCTCAAAATGAAGTTACCTCAGATCCCTTTGAAGACAGAAACAATGCTCTGTCGTTTAAAGATGAAGACAAATCTTCTCACATGAAATTCCTAAAATAAGATCACCTTAGACTTTACCCTCTCTTGGAAGGGCAGCTCAAACCAGAAGCTCTCCCTGCAGGCATAGTATAGAGGCTGTAGAAATCACTGCATTTTCTGAAAAAGATTTCTACATTACAGTCTAAATTTAAtgttaatttctgtattttttaaagatagtttATTAACATTGGAATATGGAAGTCAAAGATTATTCATCTGTTTCAGGCTTTTAACAGATTTACTGCTTACCAATTGCCTAGTCCCAGATTTCTGAGTTACTGTTGTAATGCTTTTGTGGTCTGAAAATAACATCAAGTTTTGATAAATAGGTCTTCTAAATGTATTACATTCTTAGAGAGTTTAACATCCTCTTTTATTCTACTCTAGTCATTAAAATAGTATTCCTATATAACCTATAGATCTATATTAGTTTACTAATTCCTATTTATATCAGCCTTGCTAGCCCTATGTCTCATGCCAGACATCCCACTGATAGACAGTGTTTTTATACTACACAAGGATCaaatcataaataaaaacatactgTCAGAAATAGAATCTATTGAAACcagatattttaattaaatagttttaatacacatttgtgtatgtatatgagaATTCAGAAAACTCTgaaatcagagatttttatgacttttttaaagtgaaaatttttagattttttccaaaatttttatttttaaaaaaattttaataaaatttttattttaaaacatgtctccaaaattttatttttgaagtgaatatttagtttttttccatctattaataaagtttataaatatgtttatcAGAATAACAAATGGAAAGTcatataagaattaaaaatatttagaaaataattggtTTTTGTAGATGGAACAAATTTGagttattttcaattatttgtcATAATAAAATGCCCCCTAAGTTAATATCATTTGTACTAAGATAATTTTACTcttatgttttttccttttaatgtatcatactttttctattttaatttttttgttgtgtgAAATGCACACAAAAGAATTCATTATTGTAGCCACTTTTAAGTTtggtggcattaagtacattcatactGTTGTGCAACCACCATTATCTGTCATGTTGCAAAAGTGGaattctgtacccattaagcaaTAGCTCCCCTATCCTCTCTTCCCCTAGCCTCTTGACAGCTGCTATTCAACTCTCTGCCTCTGTAAATTTGATTCCTCTAGGTACCTCctataagtggaattatacagtatttgtctttttgtgattggttagcataatgttctcaagttTCATCTATATTGTAGCATGGGTTAGcctttccttttttaaggctgaatagtattccattgtatgtatataccacattttgcttattcacTCTGTGTTGACACTTACTTTGGTTGCTTCTACCTTTTGAatagtgaataatgctgctatgaacatggttGTATAAATTATCTCCTCCAGGCCctactttcagttcttttgatttACACCTAGAAACGGAATTACTAGATCATATGataaatctattttaattttctaaagaaCTATCATACTTTTTTCCATAGtaactgcaccattttatatttctctaagaATGCAAAAGGACTCAAGTTTCTTCACATCCCTGTCAATACTTGTTATTTTGGTTTTTAACAATAACTATCCTAATGAGAGTGAGGTGGTATCTccttatggttttgatttgcattttctcccattgtgtgCATTGCCTTTCACTGTTGATTGTGTCCTTTGACACATTTTGaagttgtttatctattttttattttgtttgtgctttttatgtcacatccaagaaatcattgccaaatacAATGCCATGAAGCTTTGCCTCTATGTTTTCTCtaaagagttttatatttttatgttgctATTTCTTGCTTCAATTATGCCAgtgtttgcttcatatatttagaAGCTCTAATGTTtattacatatatgtttattGTTGTTACATATGCTTGTTAAATTGAatcttttataattataaaatgttgTTCTTTGTCTCATAAGTTTTAGACTTAGTTgattttatctgatattaatatagccacCCCTGTTCTCTCTTGGATATTATTTTACATTGAAtatcttttttcatccttttactttctttttttttaatttaaatttatttattttaattggaggctaattactttacaatattgtattgcttttgccatacatcaacacgaatctgTGACAGGTGTGCACATGCTCCCCatcatgaacctccctcccatctccttccccgtaccatccctctgggtcatcccagtgcaccagccccaagcatccagtatcatgcatcgaacctagactggcgattcatttcttatatgctattatacatgtttcaatgccattctcccaaatcatcccccgctccctctcccacagagtccaaaagactgttctattcatctgtgtctcttttgctgtctcgcatacaaggttattgttaccatctttctaaattccatatatatgcattagtatactgtactggtgtttttctttctggtttacttcactctgtataataggctccagtttcatccacctcattagaagtcaTCCTTTTACTTTCTATCTATATGTGTTCTCAGTTCTAAAATGAGTCTTTTATAGACTCCATACAGTTGATCCTGATTTTTCATCCATACTACCAGCCTGAGTCTTTTGACTGGAGAatttaatccatttgcatttaaagtaattactagTAGTTgcctttttgttatttgttttccaTGTGTCTTATACCCTGTTGTCCTTCATTCCCCCCCTTACTCCCTTCCTTTGTGTTGACTTAATTTTTTGATAGTgatacattttttattcttttctcatttactttTGTGTATATTCTATAGATATTTTTGTATGTTTAGCATGGGCATTATGAATAACATCCTAAAGTAATAGCAATCTATTTTAAACTGATACCAACTTAACTTCAACTGTATATAAAAGCTTTCTCCTTTACAACTTTACTCCCCTATTTATGTTATTGATATCACATATTACGTCTATATAGTTGTATAGCTGTTAGCTagatttatcattatttttatacttttctttttttatattaatgcttttcttttttaaatactgtACAAGAATAAAAATGGAGTTATGAACCAGAATTACAATAAtgctaatttttatatttaacaacATTTTTATTTACTGTTACCAGAAAACTGTATTATCATATGACTCCAAGTTAGTACTGCCTAATATCCTTTGTTTCAACTTGAAGAACTCCCTTTACCATTTTTGTAAGGCAGGTCTAGAGGTAATGAGCATcctcattttttttgtttatttgggaatGCCTTAATTTCTCTATCATGTTTTCAAGAACAGTTTTCCTTTAAGGATATATAGTTCTTGGCtgatagtttttttctttcagcactctAAATATATCATCCTGCTGTCTTTAGGTCTACAAGgtttcttctgagaaacctggTGGTAATTTTATTGAGGATCactttggaaatggcaacccactcctgtactcttgcctggaaaatcccatgggaggagcctggtaggctacagtccatg
Proteins encoded in this region:
- the RMDN2 gene encoding regulator of microtubule dynamics protein 2 isoform X5; the protein is MGKCLSCYKEEQNCQPKCPADQLPSDLLHRGASSVIQPTKFLDFKAARPTPMLKGSSHKGSKISSPSSNVSFYATFLERRHSLFPKFQKSSTSLHTVQSRANFDSEEKRSFIDLKSASEHFRFRSRSVFSAPKLSIISCYENAGTFDASSSCIFNPNEVEVISKNSNITGAEKYIHSYSAEYDTTYFMKSKSKANSSACRDTVATLYQSTATMLTLPSIISYSSEQHGIDNDIQERDQYVTANTDTEEQSFPVPKEFNTHVEELNLDALIQRADNLRVNESRKVESFELLCDHKEKFRDEIEFIWRFARAYGDMYELSTNIQEKKHYANIGKTLGEKAIMRAPKNGYCHLWYAVLCGYVSEFEGLQNKINYGYRFKEHLDKAIEFLPEEPFLYYLKGRYCYAVSKLSWIERKMAATLFGNIPSSTVQEALQNFLKEVMPSEPRLWKSCPAPCLQRGSQEYSSRAMPFTCVEREL
- the RMDN2 gene encoding regulator of microtubule dynamics protein 2 isoform X6, whose translation is MGKCLSCYKEEQNCQPKCPADQLPSDLLHRGASSVIQPTKFLDFKAARPTPMLKGSSHKGSKISSPSSNVSFYATFLERRHSLFPKFQKSSTSLHTVQSRANFDSEEKRSFIDLKSASEHFRFRSRSVFSAPKLSIISCYENAGTFDASSSCIFNPNEVEVISKNSNITGAEKYIHSYSAEYDTTYFMKSKSKANSSACRDTVATLYQSTATMLTLPSIISYSSEQHGIDNDIQERDQYVTANTDTEEQSFPVPKEFNTHVEELNLDALIQRADNLRVNESRKVESFELLCDHKEKFRDEIEFIWRFARAYGDMYELSTNIQEKKHYANIGKTLGEKAIMRAPKNGYCHLWYAVLCGYVSEFEGLQNKINYGYRFKEHLDKAIEFLPEEPFLYYLKGRYCYAVEELQPGFSKSNYMFMAKCYADLNQIDSAMKFCNLAVLLPCITKEDKDAQKEVKKISTSLKR